A window of Cohnella herbarum contains these coding sequences:
- a CDS encoding sulfurtransferase: MSFTNIVNAEWVKSRWGEGAGESERVVIADVRFSPKDAHYGRNAYDEGHLPGAVFIDFKADLTDPAGEHGGRSPLPSPERLAGLFGGLGIDGLTTVVVYEDGNGPAASRLWWILKYLGHDNVYVLDGGYSAWTAAGFPVTQETSVPEVRAFIPAVRPELLADVNEVRAASERRVSAALVDSRDANQYLGLEAPFDPVAGHIPSAANFFWKDSLNEDGSWKTPEQLRESFSGLGSSSDEIIVYCGSGISATPNVLALQEAGFTNVKLYSGSWSDWISYSENPVATGEE, translated from the coding sequence ATGTCGTTTACGAATATCGTTAACGCGGAGTGGGTAAAGTCTCGCTGGGGCGAGGGAGCGGGAGAAAGCGAGAGGGTCGTAATCGCGGATGTGCGGTTTTCTCCTAAGGATGCGCATTATGGGCGGAATGCTTATGACGAGGGTCATTTGCCGGGTGCGGTGTTCATCGATTTCAAAGCCGATCTGACCGATCCCGCCGGCGAGCACGGAGGACGGAGTCCCCTTCCTTCTCCGGAACGTCTGGCCGGCTTATTCGGCGGCCTCGGAATCGATGGGCTTACGACGGTCGTCGTTTACGAGGATGGAAATGGTCCGGCGGCTTCGCGGCTTTGGTGGATATTGAAGTATCTCGGTCACGATAACGTCTATGTGTTGGACGGAGGATACTCGGCTTGGACCGCGGCTGGCTTTCCGGTTACGCAGGAGACTTCCGTGCCGGAGGTTCGCGCGTTCATTCCGGCCGTTCGCCCGGAGTTGCTTGCCGACGTGAACGAAGTCCGCGCGGCGTCGGAACGCCGCGTGAGCGCCGCGCTCGTCGATTCCCGCGACGCAAATCAATATCTCGGTCTAGAGGCTCCGTTCGATCCTGTTGCAGGACATATTCCCAGCGCGGCCAACTTCTTCTGGAAGGATAGTCTGAACGAGGATGGAAGCTGGAAGACGCCGGAACAGCTTCGCGAAAGCTTCAGCGGCCTTGGCTCTTCGTCGGACGAGATTATCGTCTATTGCGGTTCGGGCATCTCGGCAACTCCGAACGTGTTAGCCCTACAGGAAGCGGGGTTCACGAACGTGAAGCTGTACTCGGGGAGTTGGAGCGATTGGATTAGCTACAGTGAGAATCCGGTAGCGACGGGAGAAGAGTAA
- a CDS encoding tyrosine-type recombinase/integrase: MDAFLRPKIYIRQEEVGMRGCVSKRGNKWSWVVEMGKNNEGKRRQKSKGGYESKVDAEKALQKVLHELNTDTYVEATKDDVKTFFTSWLAQKQMSIRPGTYKTYRWLVNYHIIPQLGQHKMVNLSPQHLVSMYERLGSGEKRLSPQTINHVHKVLHDGLETAVKWGLLVKNVAHVVKPPAIPKSETKTWTDVELMQFLEFTMNSRYHIIFLLAATTGMRRGEVLGVKWEDIDLTTGRLCVRRSYTRGVVGHIFQEPKTVAGIRTIALPQQTVEALKKHRLGLEEDRKKAEKNGTEYNDHGLVVQTRNGFPVSPYFLESRWLDLLRKSGLPKIRLHDLRHTHASLLLKAGIHPKAVSERLGHSSIMITLDRYSHLFPTLQQEAAEKLDDLLKWPQNDHNDL, translated from the coding sequence ATGGACGCTTTTTTGAGGCCAAAAATCTATATACGACAGGAGGAAGTTGGAATGCGAGGTTGTGTAAGCAAACGCGGTAACAAATGGTCATGGGTGGTAGAAATGGGCAAGAATAACGAGGGAAAGCGTCGGCAAAAGAGCAAGGGTGGGTATGAATCCAAAGTCGATGCGGAGAAGGCGCTCCAGAAGGTTCTCCACGAGCTAAACACCGATACTTACGTCGAAGCGACGAAGGATGACGTAAAGACCTTCTTCACGTCGTGGTTGGCGCAGAAGCAAATGAGCATCCGTCCCGGTACATACAAGACTTATCGGTGGCTGGTCAATTATCATATCATCCCGCAGCTTGGACAACACAAGATGGTTAACCTGTCGCCACAACATTTGGTGAGCATGTACGAGAGACTTGGAAGCGGCGAAAAGCGTCTATCCCCGCAGACGATCAACCACGTTCATAAGGTACTGCACGACGGTTTAGAGACGGCGGTTAAGTGGGGACTTCTCGTGAAGAACGTTGCGCATGTGGTTAAGCCCCCGGCGATCCCCAAGAGTGAGACGAAGACTTGGACGGACGTGGAATTGATGCAGTTTCTAGAGTTCACGATGAACAGCCGTTATCACATTATCTTTTTGCTTGCGGCAACAACCGGGATGCGTCGTGGAGAAGTTTTAGGGGTGAAGTGGGAGGATATCGATCTAACAACAGGTCGGCTATGTGTCCGGCGATCATACACTCGTGGAGTTGTCGGACATATCTTTCAGGAACCAAAGACGGTGGCGGGTATCCGAACAATCGCGCTGCCACAACAAACCGTCGAGGCGCTCAAGAAGCACCGTCTTGGATTAGAGGAAGACCGAAAGAAGGCAGAGAAGAACGGAACGGAGTACAACGATCACGGTCTGGTAGTTCAGACACGTAACGGCTTCCCGGTCAGCCCATACTTCTTGGAATCGCGTTGGCTAGACTTGCTACGGAAATCAGGTTTACCAAAGATCAGGTTGCACGATCTACGGCACACTCACGCCAGTTTGCTGCTAAAAGCGGGAATTCACCCGAAAGCCGTTAGTGAGCGGCTTGGTCATTCATCAATCATGATAACATTAGACAGATACTCACATTTGTTTCCTACACTCCAACAAGAAGCAGCAGAGAAACTGGATGATTTATTAAAATGGCCCCAAAATGATCACAATGACCTATAA